Within Sulfurospirillum diekertiae, the genomic segment CAAAGGAAAAGTTGAGAGATTTAACCATTATCTGCGGTATAACTTTCACAATGGATTACGGGTGCGACTCTCTATGAAACATTACACATTAACGCTTGATAATGCAAATGCGGAAGTTCTAAAATGGTTGGACAATACCGCCAATAAACGCATCCACCAAACGACATTACAGATGCCATTTGAGTTGTTAGCACAGGAGCAGTTACAGCTACTTCCTGTGCCTAAAGCCTATCAAGGAATCCACCCTAAAGCTTTGATTGAAAGTGTAGCTAAAAAATATTCCCCAATCAATTCTCACAAAGACTTGGAAAAATTATATATCCCCAATAGAGACATTCAATGTTACGATGAGTTTATACCCATGGTTGCAAACATCATCCTTCCTGTTGGATTTTATGGTGGTGCATTATGGAGTTAGATACCTCTATCGATGAGTTATGTAAAGAACTCAAGCTCTCTATCATAGGCGAAAAATATCATGATATTGCCAGTATGGCAGCTAAAGAGAATTGGCAATATACACAGTTCTTGGAGGAGGTATTACGAGTGGAAGTAGATAATAGACTAGGAAGGTCTAAAAATATGTTGACCAAACTCGCAGGATTCCCAGTTATTAAGACATTAGAGCAGTTTGATTACACTTTCTCCGTTGGCGTGAACCGTAAACAGATTGAAGAACTCTCAAGCCTAATATTTGTTAAAAAGTATGAGAACATCATCCTCTTAGGTGAAAGTGGTGTGGGTAAAACACATCTTGCTATTGCGCTAGCACTCAAAGCGGTGCAACATCGCTATAAAGTAAGATTTACCACCATAAGTGAGCTTTTAAGTAATGCAAATAGAGCCAAAAAAGAGAAAAAATATGATAGCTTCTTGAAATCTATCGCCTCTCCATCGGTACTTGTCATTGATGAGATTGGATATTTCAATATGAGCAAAGAAGAAGCCAATCACTTTTTTCAAATTATTTCTAAACGCTATGAAAAAAGCTCTACCATTTTTACTTCAAATCTTGTATTTAGTAAATGGGTTCAAGTCTTTGCAGGAGATAAAATCGTTACAACCGCTATATTAGATCGAGTGTTACATCACTCACATATCATCAATATTCAAGGAGATAGCTACCGACTTAAAGAGAAGAAACAAACAGGAGTTTTACACTCAGAAATCTATAAGTTTGAAGCTAAATCTTCAAACATAGAAGGTCAAAATCAAGAGGTGGTTTAAGTTTCAATTCGCAACTTTTTTACACTAAAAACTGACCAGTTCTGCGCTTCGCTTGACAAGTGTTGTAAAATCCGATTATAAGCGTTTTAATCCCAATAATGTACGCACGCAAGATAAAGTAAGGCAAGTTACTTCTGAATGCTTACATGTAGTGGTGAAAGATTAGTCAAAGTATTTTACTTTCAAAACTTTTTCAATTTCTGTGGCTAATAGTAAAATATTGCTAATGCTCACTTCTTTTGGAACATTAGTCACGATATGGTCTTTGATATATTCAAAGCTTTTAATTTCAATTCCAAAACGCTTACATACCAAGTAAGCGACTGATTCAGCCATGATTTCATTAATATTTTTAATATGTTCTAGTTTCGAAGGATGAGAGGCTTTTACAACAACATGACCTAAACGGATATGTGCGATCTCATGAACCAACGTAACAAACTTCCTTTTTTCATCAAGGCGTACATTTAATTGGATATTACCATAGCCATCTTGATCAGGACTTGCCATGCCATCTATCGACATTAAAATATTTGGGCGAATTTTAATACTTTTGTCTCTATAGTACTTTATGAGCTTATCTGTAAAGTCATTACAAAACTCTCGTTGATTTTTAAAGAGCATTTCATTTCCAAAGAGTGTTCCTGCCCCTTGTGTATCACTGATATCAAACACAAAATCAATGGCATCAAATGGTTTTTGAATGGCGTAGGCTCTAGCATCCTGTTTAATGCCAAGGTTTAACTTCTTCCACTGTTTGGCTGTAGCAATAATTGATAGATTGGGGTTTTGTACAAAAGCGGTAAAACAGTTTAACATTGAGAGATGAAAATTTCTAGCAATAAATTCAAGCATTATAAGGTACATGTGCGTCTCTTTTATCCATGGGAGACGCACGCTTAGGTTGTCAATTTCTTTTATGGTGTATGAATTAATTGTTTTTCCTTAAGAAAAATTAGAATACCTTTGTTACTTTAAACTCTTTTTCAATCCCATCAATTTTTAGAAAACTTCCATTTGTAGAATTTATTATGGTTACATTTGGACTGTACGCATAATGGTATTCATAAAAATATTCAGCCTGTTTATATTTTTCTCCATTTGTTAATTCGATAATCGTATCGCCTTTGAAACCTTCAAAAGCACCTTGTATCTGTGATGTTATAGCCATGTTATCCTCCATTGATTTTGATGATAACCGATTATAACTATTTAGTCGCCCCTGAAAAACCACAAAAATCCCTAGATTCAGGGCTTTCATAGTCATTTTAGAGTATAATTTCGACCATAAACAAGGGGGTTACCCCTCTATTTCTGGTCGAAAAGGATCTCTTTGCTGCCGAAAATGACACCTACAAATCAACCCAATCTTTTCTATGGTTCCTTAATGGATATGTTAGATAGGAATGATCCACTGATTGCTTTGGCTGATGTGATTGATTGGAATAAAATAGAAGAGGCATTGCGTGGATATTACTGTATGGACAAAGGAAGACCGGCTAAACCTTTGCGTTTGATGGCAGGATTATTGATGCTCAAATATTTGGAGAATCTCTCTGATGAGAATGTGGTCGTGCAATGGAAACGAAATCCTTATTATCAATACTTCTGTGGGCTCAGTGATTACCAATGTGGCTTACCTTGTGATGCAACAGAATTGGTAAAGTTTCGTAATCGTATTGGTCAAGGAGGTATAGATGCCATCTTTGGTGCCAGTGTGGCATTACACCCTGAAGCATCCAATGAATCGCATGTCATTATTGACTCCACTGCCCAAGAGAAGCATATCACTTATCCCACCGATGGTAAACTTGCCATTAAGATGATTCACGCATTGCATAAGATTGCAAAGAGGGAAGGTATTGCACTACGACGTACCTACCTCAAAGAGATAAAAGAGCATCGTATCACCTTACGCTTCTTTAGACATCCCAAGAAGAAGCACAAAGCACGCAGTGCTATGAAACGTTTACGCACCATTGCAGGAATAGTGATGCGTGATATGCAAAGAAGTTTTACACTAGAACAAATAGCATTCTACGCTGAACAATTTTCACTTTACACAAAGGTACTTTTACAAAAAAGAAGCGATAAGGATAAAATCTACTCCTTGCATGAACCTCACATTTATGCCATGGCAAAAGGGAAAGATCATAAAAGCTATGAATTTGGTGTTAAGGCTTCTGTTGTCACCACCTACACGCATGGGATTGTGGTAGGAGCAGTCGCCCATGAGAGCAATGAACACGATTCTAAAACATTGAAGGCTGTCCTGACCCATGCGTCCACACACAGACACACACCTATCCAAAGGGCAACGTGTGATAGAGGATACCGTGGCATTAAAGAGGTCAACACCACACATATTTGCATCCCCGGTATTCATTTAAAACGTGACACGAAAGAAGAAAAAGAACACAAGAGAAAACAGTTTAGACGTAGAGCTGCCATAGAGCCTACCATTGGACATCTCAAACATGACCACAGAATGGCACGAAACTATCTTAAAGGCTTTATCGGAGATCAGATCAATCTACTCATGGCTGCATGTGCGTGGAATCTGAAAAAATGGATGAATCTCTTCATCCATGCTCTTTTTTTAGCAAAAGATTATAGGCAAATGATGGTGAGTATAGGGTATATGAAACTCTATTGGTCTGTGTGGATTTGGCTTGGGTTGACTCAAAGAGAAAGCAGGCTATAATTTGTGATGTTTTTGAGTTTTTCAGGCTCGACTATTTACAAAAGATAAGTCCATATTTTTCCAAAAAAATGGAAACCTAATTTAATGCTTTAGAAAGTTTGTCTTTATAATCATGCTTATATAGAGATAAAAACTCACAGTCTTTATGCAAAGAAGCCCATTTCTCACCTATAGGTTTTTTTGTATTTTCATACTCTGCAATACGGTCTTTCCCTTTATACTCAGCCACAATAGTCTTTCCATTTTTTAATTTCAATATAAAATCAGGATAGAATTTATCAGTAGCTGTTTGTAACCAAAATGAATTAATCGGATCTCTAGCAATATTTCGTATCCATGTTAAAACACCATCAAGCGAATCAATATAAAGTGCCACTTCAAATTCTTCTTCTGAATCAAATTTATCAAGATATTTATATTTGTGTTTTTTGAATCTTTCGCTCCTGTTATCAGGATTAGGTTTATAACTATTCGGTGAGAAATTGAAGCATATATTCGTGCTATTAGAAAAGGTTCCCCCGCTAAATAGATAATTAAAAGAGTTTACTTTTGAATTAAGTATAACCCAAACTGCTAGTTAAACAGAAGAGCTTTTTTGTCATCACTAAGCTTCAAAAAGCAGTTGATAGCATACGCAGTGATGAAAAGTCTAAGCTTTGTTAAAAAGCCACCAATGGTTGTAGCCTTAATCACTTTACCAAACTTAGCAGTGATCATAGAAAAGGCAGTTTCAACACCTTTTCTAATTCTACGCTTGGTAAAATAATCTTCTGTATTTTCTCGTTGCATGTTGTTACGCCAATGGGTGAAAGTACAATCTCAAACTGTTTTAAAAAAGCTTCTAACTTTGATGAAACATACCCTTTATCTCCAATCGTGATTGATTTTTGGGGTAGATAGTGCATAAATTGATACCCCGCCGTAACTGAACAACTGAGTGCATCTGATCATTTAAACTATTGGCAGTTTGGCTTTAATGCCATTATGGTAACAGATACTGCCTACTTTAGAAATCCAAACTATCATAAGAAAAGCGATACTCTAGATACATTGAATATAGAAAAGTTGAAATATGTTGTTGAAATAGTTGTAGATAGTATTAATAATTTTGCAAGGTTTAGGGCAATATGAATAGAATGTTTTGCTTGCACAGCCTATTCTTGACAATTGTACATCAATTGATGTACAATTGATAAAAAAGAGGAGGATTTTATGACCGGAACAGCTATGACAGTACGCATTGATCCTGATATCAAAAATAAAGCAGCAGAATATCTCAAGCAAATGGGATTAACTACCAGCGAAGCTACACGACTTTTTTTACATAGTGTTGTACTTCACAAAGGTCTTCCTTTTGAGCTTCGCATTCCTAATGAAAAAACAGTGACAGCAATCAAAGAAACAAAAGAGGGCAAGAATATTATTAAACATACTTCCCCTAAAGAATTGTTTGATGATTTAGGATTGTAATGTATACTCCTGAGTATCATCGTTTCTTTAAAAAAGATATAGAACGTGATAAAAAAAGTGGTCAGTTTTCAGCAGAGGATTTCACACTTTTAAAAGAGGTAATGTCCGCGATGTTGAATGATGAGATTCTTCATGAAAAGTATAAAAACCACCCCTTAAAAGGGGAATGGGAAGGAACTTATGAATGTCACATTAAAAATGATTGGCTTTTAATTTATCAGATAGATAACAATACAAATGAAATGATATTTATGAGACTTGGTGCACACGCTCAAATATTTAAAAAATATAAATAAGTTTGGGTAGGGAAGATATAGAAATGACGTGAATTTAATAAAATCGATTAGATATTAACTTTGAAAATCTAAATTTTCAATAATTAGGATTTATAAACTGCTTAGATCCTATATTTAAAATCTAAGCAGATATCTCTAGCTTTTCTACTGCATCAAGATTGAGGGATTGCCCAAGAATCCAAAGGCTGTACTTATCTTGCATTGCCAACCAACTCTCAGGCGTTCTTCCCAATGTTTTAGAAAGACGTAGTGCCATTTCAGGAGTTAGGCTTGTTTGCCCAGAAACCAGACGATGAAAGGTTGAAGGTGCAACTCTAAGTTTATGTGCAACTTCACGCTCACTAATATCTAATTCTTCTAAATAAACTTCTTTAATAAATTGCCCTGGATGGGGTGGATTATACATACTCATTAGTGGTAGTCCTCATAGTTTAAAATATAAACACTATGAGAACAAGTACCAGTGTACGTATTGATGAAGATGCAAAAATGATTGCATCTGAGGTCTTAAAACAATATGGCATGAGTTTAAGTGAAGGAATCAATCTTTTTTGTAAACAAGTAGCTATGACGTATTCCATTCCATTTGAACTTAAAGTGCCAACGGAAAGAATGCAAAAAGCCTTAAAAGAGTTGGAAAAAAGAGAAGGAAAATCATTTGATTCAATAGAAGCGCTTAAAGCTGATCTTGAATCATGAAATATTCTATTTTTCGAACATCTTCATTTAAAAAAGCCTATAAAAAACTTCACGCCTCAGATCAAGAGCTTGTATTAAGTATTGTTGCTAAACTTGCCAATGATGAAGTCCTTGAGGAAAAATACAAAGACCATCTTTTGATAGGTAACTACAAAGGATGTCGCTAATGTCATCTAAAGCCTGATTTGCTACTCATTTATAAAATCAATAATGATGAAATCGAATTGGTTTTAGTTGAAGTTGGTAAGCACTCAACTTTATTTAAATAAACTTTTTTGGGGAGCTGTTCTTTTAATTCTGTTGCGAATATATAGACTAAAAAGTGTTTTATTCATCGATAACAATTGTTTGCATATTTCCTGTTTTTAGTTGTTTAAAATAGCGTCTAAGGGCAGCTTTTCCATTTTTTGAAGGGGGCGTAAAATCATTTGAAAAAATACGCTCAAGTTCATGTCGGTAGGGGAAAAAGTTATAGGTGAGTGATTCAATTTCCATATAACCATTGTCTTCAAAATGCAGAAGAATTATACCTTTAGTGGTATCAATAATATATACATGTCAAATGAACATTAAAATTAGGCATACGTTCTTGCAAATATAGTCGTACTCTAGGCTTTTATGAGAATTTTATATGACTAGATTTGCGCTTCGCCTGACAGTTATCGCCTCAAACACTTTTTTTTCACACTGAATTAATGACTTAAAATGCTCATACAAAGAGATTTCACTGCTTTGATACGCGATATATTCAAAAAATGGAGCATAGATTGCATGAGTGTTCAGTAATAAATATAAAGCTTGTTTGAGAGATTCATCTAAAGAGTAAAATCGCTCAACAAGTAGCATCAAAAGCTCCTTGGTAGCCACACTATCCCCAAAAGGAGAATTGGCAATATGCGCTTCTGTTTTATAGGGTTTTTCAAGTTTATGCGTGACTTTATCTGGAAACAATAACAAGGAGAGGTAAAGCGTATCGAGTATTTTTAGGCGCTGTAAGAGTGCATTAAACGTACTGTTCTCAAGGTAGCGTTTATCGTGATCTATAAAATTATGGCCACACACATATGAGGGAGTTTGTTGAACGCATAAGCGAATCAGTTCATGCAATGACTGACCTTCAAATCCATTCTCTTCATCAATGTATGCGCCAATAGAAGCAATGGTTTGCGTATGTTTCGTAACCTCTAAATCGATAAACACAATGGAAGAAGAGGACATACTCTGCATGCCTATGCTTCTAGTACAATATCATGAATGATCTGTTTAAAAAAGACTTCACTCCATAACTCTAACTCAGCCATCTCTTTAATAAAAGGCCTTACATCGTTTTTAGCTTTTGCAATGTCGAGGTGTTCAATACGCGTATTTAACAGTGCTATCAAACTCTCTTTGGTTAAATGTTCAGGTAGGGTTTGCTTTTGGGCTTCAAACCATTTGCAACTTTGCTCCAAGCGTGCGTTTAAGTGTTCTAAATCCAAAGGTGTCTTATGGGCTATATACCACACAAGATCATACCAATCCCTGCCTTTTGGTCGCGTACCCCATGCACGGCACAACAGTGCATGCATTTTCCCAGCAAAGAGTGAGGGTAAGGTCATTGCCGTAATCGAATAGGGTCGAGGAATAAGTCTCAAAACACTGTGTGTTTGAAAGTGTAAAGGAGGCTCTGTGTCTACTTCAAATTTGATTTTGATGATTTGGTCTTTATGAATGCTTTGAAGAATGTTTTTAGGGGCATTGATGGAAAGAAGATGCTCTACGGTATTGCCTTTTAGAAAAGCAGACTGTACAGCAGATTCCGCTGTTTTTTCTTTCATCTCAATCTTTACATCGAACCCAAAGGAGAGTAATGTTTCACTAAGAGATTTTTCATAGATACGCAAATCAAATGATGGATTTTCTTGAAGAAGTGAGAAATCAAGGTCTTCTGAAAAGCGTGGAAGTCCATGTAAAATACGAAGTGCCGTTCCTCCATAAAAAGCGGCCTCTTTAAAAAACCCTCCCTCATACAGTCCTAAAAGCACAATCTCTTGAAGAATTTCACGCAAAGCATCCACACTCTCTTCTTTAGAGTTAAGTGCATAATGCTCGAGCATCTTGGCAATGGCAGGATGAGTATTAGCCATGATTGACTCCTTTTTGCAGTAAGGAAGCGAGTGTGCGTAAGTTTTTTGAACGATAGGCGTGTGCAATTAAGAGGATAAGTTCAACATTTAACATCTCTAATCGCTCTAGGCGAAGGTCATACACAAGGTATTCTTTCATCTGCGCTTGCGTCATACTTCCTACCCCTCTATCGTAACGTATTTTATCGCACAATGCTTTCTCAGGCGTTGCTATAAGTTTTCCGCCGTTATTCTCATCATACATCCAATCAACACCAAGTGCATAGGCTTCTTTGGGGATGTGTTTATAACTAAAGCGCCCTAAGGGCGTTTCAAAGAGTTTTGGATGGTTAAGCGTTGCGGCTGTCACTTCACTCACACGTTCAGGAATCATGCCATAGTGTGAGAGTGCAAAATCAAACGAAACATACGAAGGGGTATAGAGCATATTGGAGATGCTGATAGTATCAATGGGGGTACTTTGGTATCTTTTCCCAAGATGGTAAATCCCTCGTTTTAAGCGTATCAAATCACCATTCTTTACCATCGTGGCTATTTTAATATTCACTTGTGAAACGCTAGGTTCTAAAAAGGCACTGAGCATTTCGTGTGTAAACAGTGGTGTTTTAAAGTGATTTTTGATATCGATGGTTTCCATGTGGTTATTATACATCAATATTTTATTTTATTACATAGATAATATATTAAAAACATTTTAACTATTAGAAAAATATAGTCTATGCCTAGGTGCTCTTATTTTTTTATCTTTCACAACCTATTCCAAAATAGAACACGTTGAAATTTCTAATATTATTTAATTTTTTCAAGAATATTTATAGTTCCATTTTCAACAGCTAATTCATAAGTAGAAAATAAACAATTTGAATATTTAGAAAAATCTTTTTGGGGATACCAGCTTCTTAGACATTTTAAGAAATGAAATAAAAAATTCAATGAAAGAAAAATATTTAAATCCCAGCCTGTATGAGCATGTTCTGAATATGTTGGAAGATTTGATACACCAATTTTTTCTCCATCTTCAAAAGCAGATAATAATTCACCTATTCTATGACTTGAAGAATGAGCAATTTCTGATAAAAGACCATATATTTTTCCACTTTCTCCCTGTAAAATATTTTTTACATTTGGAGTTTTTCCAAGAAGTGTTTCAAGATTTTTTGAATCTATTTCATTTAGTCTTGCAATAGCTTCTAATTGTTTTCTCATTAGTACTGATGCTTCTACTAAATCTCCATTTAACAAAAAATCATTTATTATGAAATGTGTTCTGACATAAGATGATATTAGTGTCAGTTTAAAAGATATATTTTCATCAACTATATCAATTTTATTTTCTGTTTCCTTTATTAATGAGGCAATCAATCCATCAATACTTATTCTTATAGTATTTTCTATTTCTGTTTCTTTTCCTCTAAATTTTTTTCTTGCAATTTCTCTTGCTTCATCCGACATTGCTTGAAAACTACATGTATTTTTAATTAATGATTCTATAATTTTTTCCATTGACTTTGTTCTTCATTTTGTATTTTTTATTGTCACGATTGTATCTAATTATCATTTTTACAACTTGACAACTCTCTCAAAAATCTCTTTTATCTGCAACTTACAATTCACATGAGTCAGTTTTAATCTTGAGTCCTGAGCTCTTAACTAAAGGTTGAAAACAAAACTACTATGCCAAATATTTTTTCAATAGCTGTTTTATTTTTATGGATTTAATCCCCTTTTACACTTTAAATCAAAACAAACTAGTTATTTCATTGCTAGCTTATATTAGTTTAGCCTTCTTAACTAGTTATATTTTTACTCATCTGCTTTTTCTAAAATTTCAAAAATATTACTTATTGACCTCTCTTATTTTCAATTAGCGCATCATCATATATACTAGCATAAAGGCTGGGATGTAATAGTATTTCTCTTCAAACCACTTCACCATTTTTTCGATAACGTCCATGGGAAACTCCTTTGATTGATAAGAGAAGTTTACAAGAGTGGATGGACAATATAGTGTCCATGATGTATGGTAATATTTTATTTTGAGTTTAAAAATAACCATCTTACTTTCTAAATCCAGCCAGATGTTTTTTAAAAGTTTATCCCATCTACGCTATACTTTTAATTCAAAAGAGGTATCAGCTTTTAGCAAGAGGTCCTATGCAATTTTTGTATGAAAACGAATATATTCCGTCCTCACTCACGAAAGAAATCGAATCAAATAAAGAGCTATACCCATTTTTTGAAATGACATTTCAAGGTATCAAGCCTAAAAACAACTGCGGTTTTCTCAAAATTCAGAATGAAAATTATTTTATTGTCCCAAAAATTGCAGACAAAGAACAAACAAATTTACATATTTTTATCTACATGCTGATGTATGCGTTTGATGTTAAACTTACCAATAGGGATTTTTCAAATCTACAAAGTATAAAAAGCCATTTTCTAGAAATTTTTATTCGCCACTTTAGCGATGCACTGCTTAATGAGTTTAAAAAAGGTATTTTCAAAAAGTATGTTTGTCTATCTAAAAACTTGAAAGTATTACGTGGCAAGTATGTCATCGAAAAGAATTTCACCAATTTTTACCATCAAAGTATCTATTGTGAATACGATGAGTTCACGATGGACAATGAACTTAATCGCTTTTTTTTCTATGCCATTAAGGTGTTTAAAAAATTTAGTTCTTATCCAAATCTGCATAAATGTGAAATGATTTTAGACGAAGTTTCATTTTTACATTTTTCCAATCTCAATCAGATAAACATTGAATTTAATCGAATGAATAGCCGGTATTTAAAGAGTTTTGAAACTGCTATCATGATATTAAAAAAGCTCATTCCCTTGCCTAATGATGAAAACAATAAAAGTTTTGCTTTTTTATTTGATATGAGTGAAGTTTTTGAGAAATTTATCGGCAGATTGTACCAATCCATCGATAGTACAACAAAACTACAGAGTCAAAGAAATTTTGGAAATTTACAACTAAAGCCTGATATTTTAACCAGTAGCATGATTATAGATACTAAGTATAAAATAGTCCAAACAAAGGACAATTTGTCTGTGGCAGACAAATATCAAATGTTCACCTATGGTACTAATTTTAATATTGATAACACCATGCTTTTATACCCTGAGCACCTTCACAAAACACATGAAAATTTAATTCTTGGTGTTGGAGAAAAAGCTGTAAAATTGAAACTGAGAAGTATTGATTTAAACCAAAACAATGAAGACTATGAGCAATATATTGAAACAATTAAATACCAAGTAAGGATAGTGTATGGCACAGATTGCAAATGAACAAATAATTGACGTATATGAAAAATTTAAACAATATTCTTTTAAAAATGAAAAAGAATTTCCATCTCTCAAGCAAAAAAAGATCACTTCTGATATTGTTGCATTAATTAAAAATGAAAAAAAATTTATCTGGAATGATACAAGCCTAAGTGATTATATCAACAATTTAGTCTATATGGTAAGAGGTGAACAATTTGCTAGAACCATTAATGCGTTTGCTGAAACATATTTGATTGATAGTATTTGTAAAGACTTTGGCCCACAGATTTGCGAAAATGCTAAAAAATCTTTAGCTCTTCATAAAGAGTACTACCGGTCTCTAAACAATGACAATACAAAGAACTCTAAAAAATTATATAAAGAATTTTTTCCTCAACTCTTACAAGCAATTCAACAAAGAAGAGATGCGTTTGATAGTACTTTCAACATCGATATAACTTACAATACCCAAGAACAACGCCCAAGACATTATCTATCTTTTCGAGCAGGAAAATCAAATATCAGTTATGGCTGTGTTTACACAAAAGGTTATGCAAAAGGCTTTGTTGTAGAACTCTATTTAGATGGGGACAACTATAAAGAACGCTTTGAAAAACTTTTAACCTATAAAAATGAAATAGATAACGCCTATGAAGAAACCTTGACGTGGCAAGAAGACACAGGTAGTGCCAGGAGAGTTTTTGTAAGTTTTGAAGGGAATATCGAAAATCGTGAAGAATGGGAAAGTTATATCAATTGGCAAGTAGAAAACCTAATTAAGTTTAGAAGAATTTTTCAATCCTATATTGATACTATTGATGAAGGTATAACGCTCTTTAATACGCAAAAAACACCAAAGGGGAATGAAACAATGTTTAAAATAAAAAATATAATTCTCTTTGGATCGCCTGGTGTTGGGAAAACTCACAATACTAATCAATTGATTAGTTTTATTGAAAAAAGGCTACCAGAAAATAAAATTTTTGATGCCATTACGTTGAATAACTCTTATCAGCGAGAAAAATTTGATGCTGGATTAGTATCAAGAATTAACTTTATTACTTTCCATCAAAATTTTGGCTACGAAGATTTTATTGAAGGGTTTCGCCCCAATGAAAAGGGCACTATTGAACTTCAAGACGGCATCTTTAAAAGTATCTGTCAAGAAGCAAGAGAGAATAGAGATGAAAATTACTATTTAGTCATTGATGAAATTAATCGAGGGAATATCTCTAAAATTTTTGGTGAATTAATCACGCTTATTGAAGAAGATAAGCGCGATGTCATTGAAGTGGTGCTCCCCTACTCTAAAAAATTATTTACCATACCATCCAATCTTTTTATTATCGGCACTATGAATAGTACCGATAAATCAATTGCACTGATTGATATTGCGCTACGAAGACGATTTACTTTTGTTAAGATGAAGCCAAATGACGAACTC encodes:
- a CDS encoding type II toxin-antitoxin system RelB/DinJ family antitoxin, whose protein sequence is MTGTAMTVRIDPDIKNKAAEYLKQMGLTTSEATRLFLHSVVLHKGLPFELRIPNEKTVTAIKETKEGKNIIKHTSPKELFDDLGL
- a CDS encoding nucleotidyl transferase AbiEii/AbiGii toxin family protein; this encodes MANTHPAIAKMLEHYALNSKEESVDALREILQEIVLLGLYEGGFFKEAAFYGGTALRILHGLPRFSEDLDFSLLQENPSFDLRIYEKSLSETLLSFGFDVKIEMKEKTAESAVQSAFLKGNTVEHLLSINAPKNILQSIHKDQIIKIKFEVDTEPPLHFQTHSVLRLIPRPYSITAMTLPSLFAGKMHALLCRAWGTRPKGRDWYDLVWYIAHKTPLDLEHLNARLEQSCKWFEAQKQTLPEHLTKESLIALLNTRIEHLDIAKAKNDVRPFIKEMAELELWSEVFFKQIIHDIVLEA
- a CDS encoding type II toxin-antitoxin system YafQ family toxin, coding for MYTPEYHRFFKKDIERDKKSGQFSAEDFTLLKEVMSAMLNDEILHEKYKNHPLKGEWEGTYECHIKNDWLLIYQIDNNTNEMIFMRLGAHAQIFKKYK
- a CDS encoding HigA family addiction module antitoxin, which translates into the protein MSMYNPPHPGQFIKEVYLEELDISEREVAHKLRVAPSTFHRLVSGQTSLTPEMALRLSKTLGRTPESWLAMQDKYSLWILGQSLNLDAVEKLEISA
- a CDS encoding type II toxin-antitoxin system RelB/DinJ family antitoxin, whose product is MRTSTSVRIDEDAKMIASEVLKQYGMSLSEGINLFCKQVAMTYSIPFELKVPTERMQKALKELEKREGKSFDSIEALKADLES
- a CDS encoding type IV toxin-antitoxin system AbiEi family antitoxin domain-containing protein, coding for METIDIKNHFKTPLFTHEMLSAFLEPSVSQVNIKIATMVKNGDLIRLKRGIYHLGKRYQSTPIDTISISNMLYTPSYVSFDFALSHYGMIPERVSEVTAATLNHPKLFETPLGRFSYKHIPKEAYALGVDWMYDENNGGKLIATPEKALCDKIRYDRGVGSMTQAQMKEYLVYDLRLERLEMLNVELILLIAHAYRSKNLRTLASLLQKGVNHG
- the istB gene encoding IS21-like element helper ATPase IstB, whose product is MELDTSIDELCKELKLSIIGEKYHDIASMAAKENWQYTQFLEEVLRVEVDNRLGRSKNMLTKLAGFPVIKTLEQFDYTFSVGVNRKQIEELSSLIFVKKYENIILLGESGVGKTHLAIALALKAVQHRYKVRFTTISELLSNANRAKKEKKYDSFLKSIASPSVLVIDEIGYFNMSKEEANHFFQIISKRYEKSSTIFTSNLVFSKWVQVFAGDKIVTTAILDRVLHHSHIINIQGDSYRLKEKKQTGVLHSEIYKFEAKSSNIEGQNQEVV
- a CDS encoding McrC family protein, translated to MQFLYENEYIPSSLTKEIESNKELYPFFEMTFQGIKPKNNCGFLKIQNENYFIVPKIADKEQTNLHIFIYMLMYAFDVKLTNRDFSNLQSIKSHFLEIFIRHFSDALLNEFKKGIFKKYVCLSKNLKVLRGKYVIEKNFTNFYHQSIYCEYDEFTMDNELNRFFFYAIKVFKKFSSYPNLHKCEMILDEVSFLHFSNLNQINIEFNRMNSRYLKSFETAIMILKKLIPLPNDENNKSFAFLFDMSEVFEKFIGRLYQSIDSTTKLQSQRNFGNLQLKPDILTSSMIIDTKYKIVQTKDNLSVADKYQMFTYGTNFNIDNTMLLYPEHLHKTHENLILGVGEKAVKLKLRSIDLNQNNEDYEQYIETIKYQVRIVYGTDCK
- a CDS encoding IS5 family transposase; protein product: MLPKMTPTNQPNLFYGSLMDMLDRNDPLIALADVIDWNKIEEALRGYYCMDKGRPAKPLRLMAGLLMLKYLENLSDENVVVQWKRNPYYQYFCGLSDYQCGLPCDATELVKFRNRIGQGGIDAIFGASVALHPEASNESHVIIDSTAQEKHITYPTDGKLAIKMIHALHKIAKREGIALRRTYLKEIKEHRITLRFFRHPKKKHKARSAMKRLRTIAGIVMRDMQRSFTLEQIAFYAEQFSLYTKVLLQKRSDKDKIYSLHEPHIYAMAKGKDHKSYEFGVKASVVTTYTHGIVVGAVAHESNEHDSKTLKAVLTHASTHRHTPIQRATCDRGYRGIKEVNTTHICIPGIHLKRDTKEEKEHKRKQFRRRAAIEPTIGHLKHDHRMARNYLKGFIGDQINLLMAACAWNLKKWMNLFIHALFLAKDYRQMMVSIGYMKLYWSVWIWLGLTQRESRL